A window of Solanum stenotomum isolate F172 unplaced genomic scaffold, ASM1918654v1 scaffold10238, whole genome shotgun sequence contains these coding sequences:
- the LOC125849732 gene encoding cytochrome P450 CYP72A219-like isoform X1 → MEYLSLVGVEMIATTCVAILLVIYTWKVLNWAWFRPKKFEKYLRKSGLKGNPYKLLYGDLKELTNKLNEAKSKPINFSDDVPQRLIPFFCDSINKNGKNSFAWLGPKPIVFITEPSLIKIIFEKHYVYHKNKHSNPFAKLLVQGLVTLEEQKWAKHRKIINPAFHFEKLKHMVPAFYQSCSEMISKWEEAVPKETSVELDVWPHFQLMTGEVISRTAFGSSYEEGRIVFELQKEQAEYVMEQVFSIYIPGSRFLPSKKKKRMLEIEKEIQATIRRIIDKRLMAMKAGETSTNNEDLLGILLESNTKEIEQHGNKDFGMTTIEVIEECKLFYFAGQDTTSVLLVWTMILLCLHREWQVRAREEVLNVFGNEKPDFEGLSRLKIVTMILYETLRLFPPAPIYGRRNKDEVKLGELSLPAEVLLVIPAILVHYNKELWGEDTKEFKPERFSEGVSKATNGQVSFIPFGWGPRICIGQNFAMMEAKMAIAMILQKFSFELSPSYTHAPVAVVAIHPQYGAPLLMRKL, encoded by the exons ATGGAGTACTTATCACTTGTGGGAGTAGAGATGATAGCAACAACTTGTGTTGCAATTTTGTTAGTAATTTACACATGGAAAGTGTTGAATTGGGCATGGTTTAGgccaaaaaaatttgagaaatacttGAGAAAGAGTGGTCTTAAGGGAAATCCATACAAATTACTCTATGGAGATTTGAAAGAGCTTACAAATAAACTCAATGAAGCCAAATCTAAGCCCATCAATTTCTCTGATGATGTACCTCAAAGGCTCATCCCTTTTTTCTGTGACTCCATCAATAAAAATG GTAAAAATTCTTTTGCCTGGCTAGGCCCCAAGCCTATAGTATTCATCACAGAACCTTCacttataaagataatttttgaaaaacattatgTGTATCACAAGAATAAGCATTCTAATCCATTCGCGAAGTTATTGGTTCAAGGTCTCGTTACCCTTGAGGAACAGAAATGGGCTAAGcatagaaaaatcatcaatcccGCCTTCCATTTTGAGAAACTAAAG CATATGGTTCCAGCATTTTATCAGAGTTGTAGTGAAATGATAAGCAAATGGGAGGAGGCTGTTCCAAAGGAAACATCAGTCGAGCTCGATGTATGGCCACACTTTCAACTAATGACAGGTGAAGTCATTTCTCGAACTGCATTTGGGAGTAGCTATGAAGAAGGGAGAATAGTATTTGAACTTCAGAAAGAACAAGCTGAGTATGTAATGGAACAAGTTTTTTCGATTTATATACCAGGGTCGAG GTTCTTGCCtagtaagaagaagaaaagaatgttgGAAATCGAAAAGGAAATTCAAGCGACAATTAGGCGTATCATTGACAAAAGATTGATGGCGATGAAAGCAGGGGAGACTAGTACTAATAATGAAGATTTATTAGGCATATTACTTGAATCCAATACGAAAGAAATTGAACAACATGGAAACAAAGATTTCGGAATGACAACAATAGAAGTGATTGAAGAGTGCAAGTTATTCTATTTTGCTGGACAAGATACCACTTCAGTGTTGCTCGTATGGACGATGATATTACTGTGCCTACATCGAGAGTGGCAAGTACGTGCAAGAGAGGAAGTTTTGAATGTATTCGGAAATGAAAAACCAGATTTTGAAGGACTTAGTCGTCTAAAAATT GTGACAATGATCTTGTACGAGACGTTAAGGCTATTTCCCCCAGCACCGATATATGGTAGAAGGAACAAAGATGAAGTAAAATTGGGTGAGCTGAGTCTGCCAGCTGAAGTACTACTCGTTATACCCGCAATCTTAGTACATTATAACAAGGAATTATGGGGTGAAGACACGAAGGAATTCAAACCAGAAAGATTCAGTGAAGGAGTGTCAAAGGCAACAAACGGACAAGTCTCGTTTATTCCATTTGGTTGGGGACCCCGAATTTGCATTGGACAAAACTTTGCAATGATGGAAGCAAAGATGGCAATAGCAATGATACTACAAAAGTTCTCCTTTGAACTCTCTCCGTCATATACTCATGCTCCAGTTGCAGTAGTGGCTATTCATCCTCAGTATGGTGCTCCTCTGCTTATGCGCAAACTTTAA
- the LOC125849732 gene encoding cytochrome P450 CYP72A219-like isoform X2 yields the protein MVPAFYQSCSEMISKWEEAVPKETSVELDVWPHFQLMTGEVISRTAFGSSYEEGRIVFELQKEQAEYVMEQVFSIYIPGSRFLPSKKKKRMLEIEKEIQATIRRIIDKRLMAMKAGETSTNNEDLLGILLESNTKEIEQHGNKDFGMTTIEVIEECKLFYFAGQDTTSVLLVWTMILLCLHREWQVRAREEVLNVFGNEKPDFEGLSRLKIVTMILYETLRLFPPAPIYGRRNKDEVKLGELSLPAEVLLVIPAILVHYNKELWGEDTKEFKPERFSEGVSKATNGQVSFIPFGWGPRICIGQNFAMMEAKMAIAMILQKFSFELSPSYTHAPVAVVAIHPQYGAPLLMRKL from the exons ATGGTTCCAGCATTTTATCAGAGTTGTAGTGAAATGATAAGCAAATGGGAGGAGGCTGTTCCAAAGGAAACATCAGTCGAGCTCGATGTATGGCCACACTTTCAACTAATGACAGGTGAAGTCATTTCTCGAACTGCATTTGGGAGTAGCTATGAAGAAGGGAGAATAGTATTTGAACTTCAGAAAGAACAAGCTGAGTATGTAATGGAACAAGTTTTTTCGATTTATATACCAGGGTCGAG GTTCTTGCCtagtaagaagaagaaaagaatgttgGAAATCGAAAAGGAAATTCAAGCGACAATTAGGCGTATCATTGACAAAAGATTGATGGCGATGAAAGCAGGGGAGACTAGTACTAATAATGAAGATTTATTAGGCATATTACTTGAATCCAATACGAAAGAAATTGAACAACATGGAAACAAAGATTTCGGAATGACAACAATAGAAGTGATTGAAGAGTGCAAGTTATTCTATTTTGCTGGACAAGATACCACTTCAGTGTTGCTCGTATGGACGATGATATTACTGTGCCTACATCGAGAGTGGCAAGTACGTGCAAGAGAGGAAGTTTTGAATGTATTCGGAAATGAAAAACCAGATTTTGAAGGACTTAGTCGTCTAAAAATT GTGACAATGATCTTGTACGAGACGTTAAGGCTATTTCCCCCAGCACCGATATATGGTAGAAGGAACAAAGATGAAGTAAAATTGGGTGAGCTGAGTCTGCCAGCTGAAGTACTACTCGTTATACCCGCAATCTTAGTACATTATAACAAGGAATTATGGGGTGAAGACACGAAGGAATTCAAACCAGAAAGATTCAGTGAAGGAGTGTCAAAGGCAACAAACGGACAAGTCTCGTTTATTCCATTTGGTTGGGGACCCCGAATTTGCATTGGACAAAACTTTGCAATGATGGAAGCAAAGATGGCAATAGCAATGATACTACAAAAGTTCTCCTTTGAACTCTCTCCGTCATATACTCATGCTCCAGTTGCAGTAGTGGCTATTCATCCTCAGTATGGTGCTCCTCTGCTTATGCGCAAACTTTAA